A portion of the Kribbella jejuensis genome contains these proteins:
- a CDS encoding ATP-dependent DNA helicase: MAVELRTTADLCDLLGIPFSDQQLAAITAPLAPGVIVAGAGSGKTTAMAARVVWLICTGQVKPEEVLGLTFTKKAANELDVRIREDLTKAGVLGSTLPRDQHPILAAHLRSNIPNWEPEEPGEPVVSTYHAFAGTLIAEHGLRLGLEPDSRVLADATRYQLAGRVVRRSAGPIRFASHHVPTLVNSLLALDGELADHLLRPDDVREHDDAVRQEVAAARKQTVEVRKLAETALKRGEILQLVEEYQAYKGERGVVDFADQMALGARLAEECPEVAAVERGRYKVVLLDEYQDTSVSQRRMLTALFAAGDGRGHPVTAVGDPCQAIYGWRGASVANLDEFPTHFPQADGSPAARYVLSVNRRCGSRILAAANQHAAELYEQHPGVIPLEAPADAPEGAITVGLFETRSQEVEWVADAIVAAHRTRNRRWKDIGILMRTNVDLSAVHEALIARKVPVEVVGLGGLLALPEVVDVVATLQAVNDLTANAAMLRILTGPRYRIGHRDLALLANRARMLADGGSHHQTDDLVSALDAAVAGMDSTEVSSLAEAVDDPGPLEYAPEALVRFKELSAELRELRAHAGEPLLDLVRRVISTIGLDVELTATPDHVDAGRRDHLAAFLDAVGNFVSTESDGSLDGLLAYLAAEEEYAAGLDLAVPSEADSVKLLTTHRSKGLEWPVVFVPTLVSKVFPSDRGRDKWTTNAKVLPWPLRGDADTLPDIHDLTNAGLKAFADECKDMNALEERRLGYVAFTRAKEMLVATGHWWGLTQKRPRGPSSYLETLKKHAGERVIAWAEQPELTAENPELAEQTQAPWPTPYDRDAFQRRLEAVALVEQARAEGPSVEAEDSLLLDEQATVARWDSEIERLLSEAKESRSRKAYDVTLPAALSATQLMRLAKDPDGLAAELARPMPRKPNRAARFGTRFHAWVESYFGQQLLLDPDDLPGAADEDIVDDTDLTTLMDAFRDGPFGDTTPYEIEAPFALALDGRVIRGRIDAVYQLVRPDGSRGYDVIDWKTTRGETADPLQLAIYRVAWSELMNIPLSHITAAFYYVRTGEIIRPENLPDKQQLTNLLNG; the protein is encoded by the coding sequence ATGGCCGTCGAACTGCGCACCACGGCCGACCTGTGCGATCTGCTCGGGATCCCGTTCTCCGATCAGCAGTTGGCCGCGATCACCGCGCCGCTCGCGCCCGGGGTGATCGTGGCCGGCGCCGGGTCGGGGAAGACGACCGCGATGGCGGCCCGGGTGGTGTGGCTGATCTGCACGGGGCAGGTCAAGCCGGAAGAAGTGCTCGGCCTGACGTTCACGAAGAAGGCGGCGAACGAGCTCGACGTACGGATTCGCGAGGACCTGACGAAGGCCGGCGTCCTCGGGTCGACACTGCCCCGGGACCAGCACCCGATCCTCGCCGCGCACCTGCGGAGCAACATCCCGAACTGGGAGCCCGAGGAGCCGGGCGAGCCGGTCGTCTCGACGTACCACGCCTTCGCCGGCACGCTGATCGCCGAGCACGGCTTGCGGCTCGGTCTCGAGCCGGACTCGCGGGTTCTCGCGGACGCGACCCGGTACCAGCTCGCCGGTCGAGTGGTACGGCGGTCCGCCGGGCCGATCCGGTTCGCCTCACACCACGTACCGACGCTGGTGAACAGCCTGCTCGCGCTCGACGGTGAACTCGCCGACCACCTGCTCCGCCCCGACGACGTCCGCGAGCACGATGACGCCGTCCGGCAGGAGGTCGCGGCGGCGCGGAAGCAGACGGTCGAAGTACGCAAGCTCGCCGAGACCGCGTTGAAGCGTGGGGAGATCCTGCAGCTCGTCGAGGAGTACCAGGCGTACAAGGGGGAGCGGGGCGTCGTCGACTTCGCCGACCAGATGGCGCTCGGGGCACGGCTCGCGGAGGAGTGCCCGGAGGTCGCCGCGGTCGAGCGCGGGCGGTACAAGGTCGTGCTGCTGGACGAGTACCAGGACACCTCGGTGTCGCAGCGGCGGATGCTGACGGCGCTCTTCGCCGCGGGTGACGGGCGCGGGCATCCCGTCACAGCGGTCGGCGATCCGTGTCAGGCGATCTACGGGTGGCGTGGTGCGTCCGTTGCGAACCTGGACGAGTTCCCGACGCACTTCCCGCAGGCCGACGGGTCGCCTGCTGCGCGGTATGTGCTGAGCGTCAACCGCCGGTGTGGAAGCCGGATCCTTGCCGCTGCGAACCAGCATGCGGCCGAGCTGTACGAACAGCATCCCGGGGTGATTCCGCTCGAGGCGCCTGCTGATGCCCCTGAGGGAGCGATCACGGTCGGGTTGTTCGAGACGCGCTCGCAGGAGGTCGAGTGGGTCGCGGACGCGATTGTCGCGGCGCATCGGACCCGCAACCGCCGGTGGAAGGACATCGGCATCCTGATGCGGACGAACGTCGACCTCAGCGCGGTGCACGAGGCGCTGATCGCGCGCAAGGTCCCGGTCGAGGTCGTCGGTCTCGGTGGGCTGCTCGCGTTGCCCGAGGTCGTCGACGTGGTCGCGACCCTGCAGGCCGTCAACGACCTGACCGCGAACGCGGCGATGCTGCGGATCCTGACCGGCCCGCGGTACCGGATCGGTCATCGCGATCTCGCGCTGCTCGCGAACCGGGCCCGGATGCTTGCCGACGGCGGATCCCATCATCAGACCGACGACCTGGTGTCCGCGTTGGACGCTGCCGTCGCCGGGATGGACTCGACCGAGGTCAGCTCGCTCGCCGAGGCCGTCGACGACCCGGGTCCGCTGGAGTACGCACCGGAAGCCCTTGTGCGCTTCAAGGAACTGTCTGCTGAGCTTCGCGAGTTGCGCGCGCACGCGGGCGAACCGCTGCTGGATCTGGTCCGCCGGGTGATCAGCACGATCGGCCTGGATGTCGAGCTGACCGCGACGCCGGATCACGTCGACGCCGGCCGGCGGGACCACCTGGCCGCGTTCCTCGATGCCGTCGGCAACTTTGTGTCGACCGAGTCCGACGGGTCGCTCGACGGCCTGCTCGCGTACCTCGCCGCCGAGGAGGAGTACGCCGCCGGCCTCGACCTCGCCGTACCGAGTGAAGCCGACTCGGTGAAGCTGCTCACCACGCACCGGTCGAAGGGACTCGAATGGCCGGTGGTGTTCGTACCCACCCTGGTGTCGAAGGTGTTCCCGTCGGACCGCGGACGGGACAAGTGGACAACGAACGCGAAGGTGCTGCCGTGGCCGCTACGGGGTGACGCCGACACGTTGCCGGACATCCACGACCTGACGAACGCCGGGCTGAAGGCGTTCGCGGACGAGTGCAAGGACATGAACGCGCTCGAGGAACGGCGGCTCGGGTACGTCGCGTTCACCCGGGCGAAGGAGATGCTGGTCGCGACCGGGCACTGGTGGGGTCTGACGCAGAAGCGGCCGCGCGGACCGTCGTCGTATTTGGAGACGCTGAAGAAGCACGCGGGGGAGCGGGTGATCGCGTGGGCGGAGCAGCCGGAGCTCACCGCCGAGAACCCGGAGCTCGCCGAGCAGACCCAGGCGCCGTGGCCCACGCCGTACGACCGGGATGCATTCCAGCGCCGGCTCGAGGCGGTCGCGCTGGTCGAGCAGGCTCGCGCGGAAGGTCCGTCGGTCGAGGCGGAGGACTCGCTGCTCCTCGACGAGCAGGCAACCGTCGCGCGCTGGGACTCCGAGATCGAGCGGTTGTTGTCCGAGGCAAAGGAAAGCCGGAGCCGGAAGGCGTACGACGTGACGCTGCCGGCGGCGCTGTCCGCGACCCAGCTCATGCGCTTGGCGAAGGACCCGGACGGTCTGGCCGCCGAGCTCGCCCGGCCGATGCCGCGCAAACCCAACCGGGCGGCGCGTTTCGGCACCCGCTTCCACGCCTGGGTCGAGAGCTACTTCGGCCAGCAACTACTCCTCGACCCCGACGACCTCCCCGGGGCCGCGGACGAGGATATCGTCGACGACACCGACCTGACCACCCTGATGGACGCCTTCCGCGACGGCCCGTTCGGCGACACCACGCCGTACGAGATCGAGGCCCCGTTCGCCCTCGCCCTCGACGGCCGCGTCATCCGCGGCCGCATCGACGCCGTTTACCAACTGGTTCGCCCCGACGGCTCCCGCGGCTACGACGTCATCGACTGGAAAACCACCCGCGGCGAAACCGCCGACCCCCTCCAGCTGGCCATCTACCGAGTCGCCTGGTCCGAACTCATGAACATCCCCCTGTCCCACATCACCGCCGCCTTCTACTACGTCCGCACCGGCGAAATAATCCGCCCCGAAAACCTCCCCGACAAACAACAACTAACCAACCTCCTTAACGGATGA
- a CDS encoding GOLPH3/VPS74 family protein, translating into MLIAEDLLLLLYDDQTGKPITGSPGLDFALAGAVLIELTLQQKLDITSEGRSGRLQVLDGAPTGDSILDERLSYVVNRPGKKPKDQIKPLSKHLRDQLLTRLAQKGVLEADQGKLLGLFPVTRWPAKDARHELEVRTQLESVLTHGLAPDQRTAALIALLSALNVVPKVITDAVDKRALKQRAKEIADSDWAAAAVKKAVAEMQAAVTAAIIASTTAASAGSSS; encoded by the coding sequence ATGTTGATCGCTGAGGATCTGTTGTTGCTGTTGTACGACGATCAGACCGGCAAGCCGATCACCGGGTCGCCGGGGCTGGACTTTGCGCTGGCCGGGGCGGTGTTGATCGAGTTGACGTTGCAGCAGAAGCTGGACATCACCAGTGAGGGAAGGTCGGGTCGGCTGCAGGTGCTGGACGGCGCTCCGACCGGTGACTCGATCCTGGACGAGCGTCTGTCGTATGTGGTCAACAGGCCGGGTAAGAAGCCCAAGGACCAGATCAAGCCGCTGTCGAAGCACCTGCGGGATCAGTTGCTGACCAGGCTCGCCCAGAAGGGCGTGCTGGAGGCCGACCAGGGCAAGCTGCTCGGCCTGTTCCCGGTGACCCGCTGGCCGGCCAAGGACGCGCGGCACGAGTTGGAGGTGCGCACCCAACTGGAAAGCGTGCTCACCCACGGGCTGGCGCCGGATCAGCGCACCGCCGCGCTGATCGCTCTGCTCAGCGCGCTGAACGTCGTACCAAAGGTCATCACCGACGCGGTGGACAAGCGGGCGCTGAAGCAGCGTGCCAAGGAGATTGCCGACTCCGACTGGGCCGCGGCCGCGGTCAAGAAGGCGGTTGCCGAGATGCAAGCCGCCGTAACAGCCGCGATCATCGCGTCGACAACCGCAGCGAGCGCAGGCAGCAGCAGCTAG
- a CDS encoding ATP-dependent helicase codes for MVSRQGSRYRLVRATQPKAETPVLDADQQAVVDHAGGPLLVLAGPGTGKTTTLVEAVVDRVRNRGLSPDEVLVLTFGRKAATELRDRITGRLGRTTRVMPSMTFHSFCYALLRRFTPADAFDVPLRLPSGPEQSLRLTEALSGSREVGAVHWPSSLHPALKTRGFTDEVQAVIGKARQLGLDPEDLSAIGRSAERAEWVAVGDFFEEYLQVLDAEQVLDYSELIHRAVILAQQPAVQAKLRTEFKAVFVDEYQDTDPGQTKLLQAIAGDGRDLVVVGDPDQSIYTFRGADVRGLLRFTDEFRTRDGAEAAQIALGTTRRFGTTLQRVSRNVVNRLGVPGSLDRDTFERFRNPDASSCVFGPGKVEANLYSTSGAELEHIADLLRRAHVQDGIGWSEMAVLVRSGSRSIPPLRRALAAAGIPVDVAGDELPLSREPAVRPMLLALRAVADPETLTVDVVRALALSPLGAMDAGQLRRLARVLRRRDRDAAGGQRLPRSSDELLREAMLNPLLLDEEASPAEARFAALGERLLKARNIVTAGAAPDEVMWSLWADSPWLRRLRGQAASGGETARTANRDLDSLCALFDAAGRAEEQVGFKGVSAFLSELESLDIAGDNRFDGTYREAGVQLMTAHRSKGLQWRLVVVASVQEGQWPDLRRRGSLLEPDRLGPDGLIDPLSAGALLAEERRLFYVAITRARERLIVTAVQAPEADGDQPSRFLAELDIPLKLVAGRPRRPLSLPGLVADLRCVLADPASSPALKRVAADRLAQLASAVDDREEPLVPTADPARWWGVRERTESVRPIADPALPVPLSGSALTTIVDCPLRWFLTRRAGGETPSTSAIGFGMVLHTLADAVATGVLPPSVDELNGWLDKVWTQLEFESAWISDRERVEAEQALRRFVAWHQGRPDRTLVGTEVEFDVLLPDEEHPAVRVTGRMDRVEKDPEGTVRVVDLKTGRNIPTKPALARHVQLAIYQRAINSRQLKKLGEETVAGGAELVQLRHDDNGGFPKVQHQGPLETDEDGRTWLDEAVDDAEKMIRSEDFVATRNDGCSRCEARALCPIQPEGREIV; via the coding sequence GTGGTCAGCAGACAGGGTTCCCGGTACCGGTTGGTGCGGGCGACACAGCCGAAGGCGGAAACGCCTGTCCTGGATGCCGATCAGCAGGCGGTCGTCGACCACGCGGGCGGACCGCTGCTCGTGCTCGCCGGCCCGGGCACCGGCAAGACGACGACTTTGGTGGAGGCCGTCGTCGATCGGGTCCGCAACCGTGGGCTGAGTCCGGACGAGGTGCTCGTGCTGACCTTCGGGCGGAAGGCGGCGACCGAGCTGCGCGACCGGATCACCGGACGGCTGGGGCGGACGACGCGGGTGATGCCGTCGATGACGTTCCACTCGTTCTGTTACGCGTTGCTGCGGCGGTTCACGCCGGCGGACGCGTTCGACGTACCGCTGCGACTTCCTTCCGGACCGGAGCAGTCGTTGCGGTTGACCGAGGCGTTGTCTGGCAGTCGCGAGGTCGGGGCAGTGCACTGGCCGAGCAGTCTGCATCCGGCGTTGAAGACGCGCGGTTTCACCGACGAGGTGCAGGCCGTGATCGGCAAGGCGCGGCAGTTGGGGCTCGACCCGGAGGACCTGTCCGCGATCGGGCGGTCGGCCGAGCGGGCCGAGTGGGTCGCGGTCGGCGACTTCTTCGAGGAGTACCTGCAGGTCCTCGACGCCGAGCAGGTGCTGGACTACTCCGAGCTGATCCATCGTGCGGTGATCCTGGCGCAGCAGCCGGCGGTGCAGGCGAAGCTGCGGACCGAGTTCAAGGCCGTGTTCGTCGACGAGTACCAGGACACCGATCCGGGGCAGACCAAGCTCCTGCAGGCGATCGCGGGCGACGGGCGCGACCTGGTCGTGGTCGGGGATCCGGATCAATCGATCTACACCTTCCGCGGCGCGGATGTCCGCGGGCTGCTGCGGTTCACCGACGAGTTCCGCACCCGCGACGGCGCCGAGGCGGCCCAGATCGCGTTGGGTACGACGCGCCGCTTCGGGACCACGCTGCAACGCGTCTCGCGGAACGTCGTCAACCGGCTCGGCGTACCGGGCTCGCTGGACCGGGACACCTTCGAGCGGTTCCGGAACCCGGATGCGTCGTCGTGCGTGTTCGGTCCGGGAAAGGTCGAGGCGAATCTGTACTCGACCAGTGGGGCCGAGCTCGAGCACATCGCGGACCTGTTGCGGCGCGCGCACGTCCAGGACGGCATCGGGTGGAGCGAGATGGCGGTGCTCGTCCGCTCCGGGAGCCGTTCGATTCCACCGTTGCGCCGGGCGCTGGCCGCGGCGGGCATCCCGGTCGACGTCGCGGGTGACGAGTTGCCGCTGTCGCGGGAGCCCGCGGTTCGGCCGATGCTGCTGGCGTTGCGGGCGGTGGCGGATCCCGAGACGTTGACCGTCGACGTCGTCCGGGCGTTGGCGCTGTCGCCGTTGGGCGCGATGGATGCGGGTCAGTTGCGGCGATTGGCGCGGGTGCTGCGTCGCCGGGACCGGGACGCGGCGGGCGGGCAGCGGTTGCCGCGCTCGTCCGACGAACTGCTGCGGGAAGCGATGCTGAACCCGTTGCTGCTCGACGAGGAGGCTTCACCGGCCGAGGCGCGGTTCGCGGCACTCGGCGAACGGTTGCTCAAGGCAAGGAACATTGTGACCGCGGGCGCGGCGCCGGACGAGGTGATGTGGTCGCTGTGGGCGGACTCGCCGTGGCTGCGGCGGTTGCGGGGGCAGGCCGCGTCCGGAGGTGAGACGGCGCGGACCGCGAACCGGGACCTGGACTCGTTGTGCGCGTTGTTCGACGCGGCCGGGCGGGCCGAGGAACAGGTCGGTTTCAAAGGCGTTTCGGCGTTCCTGTCCGAGCTGGAGTCGCTGGACATCGCGGGCGACAACCGGTTCGACGGGACGTACCGCGAGGCCGGCGTACAGCTGATGACCGCGCACCGGTCCAAGGGGTTGCAGTGGCGGCTGGTCGTGGTGGCCTCGGTGCAGGAGGGCCAGTGGCCGGACCTGCGGCGGCGGGGGTCGCTGCTGGAGCCGGACCGGCTGGGTCCGGACGGGCTGATCGATCCGTTGTCGGCGGGCGCGTTGCTCGCCGAGGAGAGACGGTTGTTCTACGTCGCGATCACCCGGGCGCGCGAGCGTCTGATCGTGACCGCCGTGCAGGCGCCCGAGGCCGACGGCGATCAGCCTTCCCGATTCCTTGCCGAGCTGGACATTCCTCTGAAACTGGTGGCGGGGCGGCCGCGGCGGCCGTTGTCGCTGCCGGGGCTGGTCGCGGATCTGCGCTGTGTGCTGGCGGATCCGGCGTCGTCGCCCGCGTTGAAGCGAGTCGCGGCGGATCGGTTGGCGCAGCTCGCGTCGGCGGTCGACGATCGCGAGGAGCCGCTGGTGCCGACGGCGGATCCGGCCCGCTGGTGGGGCGTGCGGGAGCGGACCGAGTCGGTGCGCCCGATCGCGGATCCCGCCCTGCCGGTGCCGTTGTCGGGAAGTGCGTTGACGACGATCGTGGACTGTCCGTTGCGGTGGTTCCTGACCCGGCGCGCGGGTGGCGAGACGCCGAGTACGTCGGCGATCGGGTTCGGCATGGTGCTGCACACGCTCGCGGACGCGGTCGCGACCGGGGTGCTGCCACCGTCCGTCGACGAGCTGAACGGGTGGCTCGACAAGGTGTGGACGCAGCTCGAGTTCGAGTCGGCGTGGATCTCGGACCGCGAGCGGGTCGAGGCGGAGCAGGCGCTCCGGCGGTTTGTCGCCTGGCACCAAGGGCGGCCGGATCGGACCTTGGTCGGCACCGAGGTCGAATTCGACGTACTGCTTCCCGATGAGGAGCACCCTGCGGTTCGGGTGACGGGCCGGATGGACCGGGTTGAGAAGGATCCGGAAGGTACGGTCCGGGTCGTCGACCTGAAGACCGGGCGGAACATCCCGACCAAGCCGGCGTTGGCGCGGCACGTGCAGCTGGCGATCTACCAGCGCGCGATCAACTCCCGCCAGCTGAAGAAGCTCGGCGAGGAGACCGTCGCCGGTGGTGCCGAGCTGGTGCAGCTGCGCCACGACGACAACGGCGGCTTCCCGAAGGTGCAGCACCAGGGTCCGCTGGAGACCGACGAGGACGGCAGGACCTGGCTGGACGAGGCCGTCGACGATGCGGAGAAGATGATTCGTTCGGAGGATTTCGTGGCCACTCGCAACGACGGCTGTAGCCGGTGCGAGGCGCGTGCGCTCTGCCCGATCCAGCCCGAGGGCCGGGAGATCGTCTGA
- a CDS encoding DUF5938 domain-containing protein, with protein MSEKPVVVYGASGYTGRLVCEYLRHYHVPFVAAGRSEDKLKASMDSNVPGIETADYEVAAVDHDVSALTDLFKGSSVVLNTVGPFSELGPAAVEAALAAGAHYTDTTGEQDWLITCDEKYGAKFAEAGLLLAPGIAQMYTTGEIAAQLCLEEPGLDTLDIAVFWGGSPTIASTRTILVNAATSKAHYLDQNAYVEFPEQGLVPLVVPGQHELALSLPWGGTSHPVWFKRDPRVANCKAQGGVFNAALMNGVPQIVAAALEATKDMAPDDRNAALTETARQVMNQMPPRENPRVNKSLDSVHASGPLGRAHCVIHGNSNYQQTGLLQAYAAYSLLQTPPKRVGFASGCQAFGHRELLGVLRSFGLVSEPQLMVYR; from the coding sequence ATGTCCGAGAAACCAGTGGTTGTGTACGGCGCCTCGGGCTACACCGGCCGTCTCGTCTGTGAGTACCTGCGGCACTACCACGTTCCGTTCGTCGCAGCCGGTCGTAGTGAGGACAAGCTGAAGGCGTCGATGGACTCCAACGTCCCCGGCATCGAGACAGCGGACTACGAGGTCGCTGCGGTCGACCATGACGTCTCAGCACTGACCGACCTGTTCAAGGGCTCGTCCGTGGTGCTCAACACGGTCGGACCGTTCAGCGAGCTGGGCCCTGCCGCAGTAGAGGCTGCGCTTGCGGCAGGAGCGCACTACACCGACACCACCGGCGAGCAGGACTGGTTGATCACCTGCGACGAGAAGTACGGTGCCAAGTTCGCCGAGGCCGGCCTGCTCCTGGCGCCGGGCATCGCGCAGATGTACACGACCGGTGAGATCGCCGCACAGCTGTGCCTGGAAGAGCCCGGTCTCGACACGCTCGACATCGCAGTGTTCTGGGGAGGCAGTCCGACCATCGCCTCGACCCGCACGATCCTGGTGAACGCTGCGACGTCCAAAGCGCACTATCTCGATCAGAACGCGTACGTCGAGTTCCCGGAGCAAGGCCTGGTGCCGTTGGTGGTGCCTGGGCAGCATGAGCTGGCACTGTCACTGCCCTGGGGTGGCACGTCGCACCCTGTCTGGTTCAAGCGTGACCCACGGGTGGCCAACTGCAAGGCACAGGGCGGTGTGTTCAACGCTGCGCTGATGAACGGCGTACCGCAGATCGTTGCGGCTGCGCTGGAAGCTACGAAGGACATGGCGCCGGACGACCGCAACGCGGCTCTCACCGAAACAGCACGTCAGGTGATGAACCAGATGCCGCCGCGCGAGAACCCTCGCGTCAACAAGTCGCTGGACTCGGTGCACGCGTCCGGACCGCTGGGGCGGGCGCACTGTGTCATCCACGGCAACAGCAATTACCAGCAGACAGGGCTGCTGCAGGCGTACGCGGCGTACTCGCTGCTGCAGACGCCTCCGAAGCGGGTCGGTTTCGCGAGTGGCTGTCAGGCGTTCGGTCACCGCGAGCTGCTCGGCGTACTGCGGAGCTTCGGGCTGGTATCGGAGCCGCAACTCATGGTGTATCGCTGA
- a CDS encoding Uma2 family endonuclease gives MTKAGHLGATWGRSPKRHQPPARSRHAGRVIDKEAPAMVDVETHEPGHYTVADLETFPDDGKRYEVVDGTLLVTPAPLPVHQTAVVELAVALRERCPEDQKVFIAPMDYQPTPTRSVQPDLLVCRRQDVGYKKIEKPLLLAVEVLSQSPSLADRILKRHLYEQAGVTSYWIFDPGNEELTVLELDGDMYVERAVVTGKNAFEAELPFPVRIVPADLVI, from the coding sequence ATGACCAAAGCGGGGCATCTCGGGGCAACCTGGGGCAGATCGCCGAAACGGCACCAACCACCTGCGCGGAGCCGCCATGCTGGTCGTGTAATCGACAAGGAGGCACCCGCCATGGTGGACGTGGAAACACACGAGCCGGGTCATTACACGGTGGCCGATCTCGAAACGTTCCCCGACGACGGGAAGCGTTACGAGGTGGTCGACGGGACCCTGCTGGTGACGCCCGCGCCGTTGCCGGTCCATCAGACCGCGGTGGTTGAGTTGGCCGTCGCTCTCCGGGAACGCTGCCCAGAAGATCAGAAGGTGTTCATCGCGCCGATGGACTACCAGCCGACGCCGACACGGTCCGTGCAGCCCGACCTGCTCGTCTGCCGTCGGCAGGATGTCGGATACAAGAAGATCGAGAAGCCGCTGTTGCTCGCGGTCGAGGTTCTGTCGCAGTCGCCGAGTCTGGCGGATCGCATCCTCAAGCGGCATTTGTACGAACAGGCCGGTGTCACGTCGTACTGGATCTTCGATCCGGGCAACGAGGAACTAACGGTTCTCGAACTCGACGGCGACATGTACGTCGAGCGGGCCGTTGTCACCGGCAAGAACGCATTTGAGGCAGAACTGCCGTTCCCCGTGCGCATTGTCCCCGCCGACCTTGTCATCTAG
- a CDS encoding AMP-binding protein, whose translation MRLVEYLDKGASLAPDAPCLTTDGETLTYADVQQLSYRIAGALAATGVRPGGKVAILSANDPVAFACVFGISRAGAVWCPINPRNEAAENRELLDQFDCEVLIYQAAFAPLVDRIRDSLPKIHTFVCLDGAAPDPQTSGLTPHPAGRRTVGWDAFCGGASQPAPDLTSPDDLAMIVGTGGTTGRPKGVMLSNGNLEAMTALTLMGYPFGERPVYLALAPLTHAAGVLCFPVLASGGEIVIMRAPDVHAFLELIPRHRVTHTFLPPTLIYMVLAAPELDATDLSSLRCFWYGAAPMSVARLEEALQRIGPVMAQLFGQTEAPMMISMLPPAAHFDAFGNIARDRLSSAGRPAPLVTVAIMGADGTLLPHGERGEIVVRGSLVMKGYYRNAEATAAASAYGWHHTGDIGYLDDENYLYIVDRAKDMIITGGFNVYSTEVEQALMAHAAVQDCAVIGLPDEKWGERVVAVVQLQPGASADAGELIAFAKARIGSVKAPKEVLVWPDLPRSKVGKVVKPDIKARLSVAPDPTP comes from the coding sequence ATGCGACTGGTCGAGTATCTGGACAAGGGGGCGTCGCTGGCGCCGGACGCCCCCTGCCTCACCACGGACGGCGAGACGCTGACGTACGCCGACGTACAGCAGCTCTCGTACCGGATCGCGGGTGCGCTGGCGGCGACCGGCGTACGGCCCGGCGGGAAGGTCGCGATCCTGTCCGCGAACGATCCGGTGGCGTTCGCCTGCGTGTTCGGGATCAGCCGGGCCGGTGCGGTCTGGTGCCCGATCAACCCGCGCAACGAGGCGGCCGAGAACCGCGAGCTGCTCGACCAGTTCGACTGTGAAGTACTGATCTACCAAGCGGCGTTCGCACCGCTGGTGGACCGCATCCGGGACTCGTTGCCGAAGATCCACACGTTCGTGTGCCTCGACGGTGCAGCTCCGGACCCACAGACCTCCGGCCTCACCCCCCACCCTGCCGGCCGGAGAACTGTCGGCTGGGACGCGTTCTGCGGGGGCGCGTCCCAGCCGGCACCTGATCTGACCTCACCCGACGACCTGGCGATGATCGTCGGTACCGGAGGGACGACCGGGCGCCCGAAGGGGGTGATGCTCAGCAACGGCAATCTCGAAGCGATGACCGCGCTGACGCTGATGGGATACCCGTTCGGCGAGCGGCCCGTGTACTTGGCGCTGGCACCCCTCACGCATGCGGCAGGCGTGCTGTGCTTCCCGGTGCTCGCGTCCGGCGGCGAGATCGTCATCATGCGCGCGCCCGACGTCCACGCGTTCCTGGAACTCATCCCGCGCCACAGGGTGACGCACACGTTCCTGCCGCCGACGCTGATCTACATGGTGCTGGCGGCGCCGGAGCTCGACGCCACGGACCTGTCGTCGTTGCGGTGCTTCTGGTACGGCGCTGCGCCGATGTCGGTGGCCCGGCTCGAGGAGGCGCTCCAGCGGATCGGTCCGGTGATGGCGCAACTGTTCGGGCAGACCGAGGCACCGATGATGATCTCGATGTTGCCGCCCGCCGCGCACTTCGATGCTTTTGGCAACATTGCGCGGGACCGGCTGTCCTCGGCGGGACGACCGGCGCCGCTGGTCACGGTGGCGATCATGGGCGCGGACGGCACGTTGCTCCCGCATGGGGAGCGCGGCGAGATCGTGGTGCGCGGGTCGCTGGTGATGAAGGGGTACTACCGCAACGCCGAGGCGACCGCGGCTGCTTCGGCGTACGGCTGGCACCACACCGGCGACATCGGGTACCTGGACGACGAGAACTACCTGTACATCGTCGATCGCGCCAAGGACATGATCATCACCGGTGGTTTCAACGTGTACTCCACCGAGGTCGAGCAGGCGCTGATGGCACACGCCGCCGTCCAGGACTGCGCGGTGATCGGACTGCCCGACGAGAAGTGGGGCGAGCGGGTGGTGGCCGTCGTACAGCTCCAGCCGGGCGCCTCGGCGGACGCGGGCGAGCTGATCGCGTTCGCGAAGGCGCGGATCGGCAGCGTCAAGGCGCCGAAGGAAGTACTGGTCTGGCCGGACCTGCCCCGCTCCAAGGTCGGCAAGGTGGTCAAGCCAGACATCAAGGCCCGGCTGAGCGTCGCTCCTGACCCCACGCCCTAG
- a CDS encoding Uma2 family endonuclease, with protein MRQAGGVPTATATRDGRRYEIVDGRLLVTGPQPPAHHAAVVALMVQLKRACPPHLLVAVGSLDFRPTLNTSLRPDLLVCPRTTAPLLTTPPLLVVEVLSPSTRTTDVVLKRTLYETHRVPSYWLLDPTTEELTVLELTPTGYTCQAVIQSEETYETTRPFPLPLAPATLTR; from the coding sequence ATGCGTCAGGCTGGTGGGGTGCCGACAGCAACAGCTACCCGGGACGGACGGCGGTACGAGATTGTCGACGGTCGCCTCCTCGTTACCGGACCCCAACCGCCTGCGCACCACGCAGCCGTGGTCGCCCTGATGGTGCAACTGAAACGCGCCTGCCCACCGCACCTGCTCGTCGCGGTCGGTTCCCTCGACTTCCGCCCCACCCTCAACACGTCGCTGCGCCCGGATCTCCTGGTCTGTCCCCGTACCACCGCCCCGCTCCTGACCACCCCACCCCTGCTCGTGGTCGAGGTCCTCTCCCCCAGCACGAGAACCACCGACGTGGTCCTCAAACGCACCCTCTACGAAACCCACCGCGTCCCGTCCTACTGGCTCCTGGACCCCACCACCGAAGAACTCACCGTCCTCGAACTGACCCCAACCGGCTACACCTGCCAAGCCGTCATCCAATCCGAGGAGACATACGAGACCACCCGCCCCTTCCCACTCCCCCTCGCCCCCGCCACCCTCACCAGATGA